The sequence tgtgtgcacgcgtgtatgtgcgtgtgtgtgaatataaatatctctatgtatttatatatatatatatatatatatatatatatatatatatatatatatatatatatatatacacacacatacgtaaatacatacatacatacatacacacatgcatacacgcacatatacatatacacacacatacatgcaaatgcacaacacacacacacacacacacacacacacacacacacacacacacacacacacacacacacacacatatatatatatatatatatatatatatatatatatatatatatatatatatatatatatatatatatatgtacatctatatatatttattcacatatacacagatatatatatatatattatatatatatatatatatatatatatatatatatatacatacatacatatattgataaatatatatatacaaacacacccacccacacacacacacacacacacacacacacacacaccacacacacacacacacacacacacacacacacacacacacacacacacacacacacacacacacatatatatatatatatatatatatatatatatatatatatatatatatatatatatgttcgtgtgtctgtgtttatctctctatctatctgtctatctacacacacacacagacatatatatttgtgtttatatatatatatatatatatatatatatatatatatatatattatatagatatatatatatatatattatatatattatatatattgatataacatatatatatacacacaccacacacacaccacacacacacacacacacaccacacacacacaccacacacacacatatatatgtatatatatatatagtatatatatataatatatatatatatatatatatgtatgtatgtatacatatatatatatattatatatatatatatatatatatatatttatatatatatatatatatatatatatatatatatacgtacacacacacacacacacacacacacacacacacacacacacacacacacacacacaccacacacacacacacacacacacacacacacacacacaacacacacacacacacacacaaacacccacacacaccacaccacacacacacacacacacacacacacacacacacacacacacacacacacacatatatatatatatatatatatattatatatatatatatatatatatatatatataatatatatatatatattatatatataatatatatatatatatatatatgtgtatatatatatatatatatatatatatatatatatatatatatatatatatatatatatgtatgtatgtattatgtatatcaaatgtatataaatatatatatatatatatatatatatatattatatatatatatatatatatatatatatactatatatatatatgtgtgtgtgtgtgtgtgtgtgtgtgtgtgtgtgtgtgtgtatgtgtgtgtgtgtgtgtgtgtgtgtgtgtatgtaacgtgcattacatacatatatatatatatatatatatatatatatatatatatatatatatgtatatatatatgatatacatatgatatatataatagtaatattataatatatatattatatatatacctatatatatacacacatctatgtttgtttgtgtgtgtgtgtgtgtgtgtgtgtgtgtgtgtgtgtgtgtgtgtgtgtgtgtgtgtgtgtgtgtgtgtgtgtttgtgtgcatactatatctatctgtctacctacatatatatagatatatatatgtacatatacacacacacacacacacacacacacacacacacacacacacacacacacacacacaatatatatatatatatataatatatatatatatatatataatatatagatatatataatatatatactatatatacatatgtataatatgtatatatacatatatatacaaatgtatatatatctctctctataatatatgtgtgtgtgtgtgtgtgtgtgtgtatacacacacaccacacacacacacacacacacacacacatatatattatatataatatatatataaatatatatataatatataatatgataaatataatatatatatatatacacatataatagtgagagagagagagaaagaaagagaaagagagtgtgtgtttatatatatatatatatatagtatatatatatatataataatatatagatatatataatacatatattatatacatataatatatataatatatatataataatatatgtatatatgtatatatatgtatatatataataataatatatatattaataatatttaatatatatatatataatatatatatatatatccttaagcatatatatatatatataatatatatataatagatattatatatatatatatatatattatatatatatccttaagcaaaattaatatatatatattttatatatatatatattatatatatatataaaatataaaatatatatattttatatatatgtgtgtgtgtgttttgtgtgtgtgtgttgtgtgtggtgtgtgtgtataaataatatatatatattaatatatatatatatataatatatatatatatatatatatatatatacatatatatttatactacacatacactaattttatgtatgtaaagtatatatgtgtgtgtgtgtgtatatatatatataatatatatattatatataaaaatatatatatatatatatatatatatatatatgtgtgtgtgtgtgtgtgtgtgtgtgtgtgggggtgtgtgtgtgtgtgtgtgtgtggtatgtatgtatgtatgtatattatttatatatgtgtatgtggggtttatatttatatatatatatattatatatatatatatatataaatatatattataatatatattacatacatgcatatatatgtgtgtgtttatttatatatatataaatatatatatatatatatatataatatatatatatataatatatatatatatatatacatatatatatatgtatgtatgtatatgcacacaccccacacacacacaccacacacacacacacacacacacacacacacaacacacaacatatatatattatatatatatatatatatatatatatatatatatatatacatatatatattatatatatatatatatatatacatataatatatatatatataattatatacatatataagtgtgtgtgtgtgtgggggtgtgtatatatatatatctaatatatattatatataaaatatatatatatattgataaaaatggtaaacgcacagacacacacacacacacatacacacacgcacgcccgtacgcacacacacacacacacacacacacacacacacacacacacacacacacacacacacacacacacacacacacacacacacacacacacatatagtgtatgtgtgtgtgtgtgtgtgtgtgtgtgtgtgtgaatgtgagtgtctgtctgtgtttgtatttaccatttttatgaatatatccttgtcgctattattatattaatcattaccataattagaATGATTATAAATGCCGATATTTGGTATTGTTATCGTTcaagttatcattgttattatgactatgaTATTTGGTTTATCTTTCCCCTTTACCATCAGTACTGTTATTATCGCTATTctcttaattgttgtttttattgttatttacatttatatctaccatcatcatatttaccatcatcatcatcatcatacttaccatcgtcatcatcataccattgtcatcatcatacttaccatcatcatcatcatatttgtcatcatcatcatcatcatcatatttaccatcatcatcaacatcatcatacttaccaccgtcatcatcataccatcgtcatcatcatacttaccaccatcatcttcatatttaccatcatcatcatcatatttaccatcattatcaccatatttttCATCCCTGGTTtattaattaccatcatcatcatcatcgttttttttttttttttttttttttttttttagtactaaaCAAATCATTTAATTAATGTTGTTCTTATTCCCTGTTCCATTAACGTCACAAATGAGATGAGTCTTATTGGcatcattaatatcttattataagtgttgttatggttgttcttattttcatccttcttattgttattatcatgattatcatgattatcatttttcttattattattgttattattactcattattgttgtcgttgttgttattattaatataatcattttttttattattatttttattattattattaatattataataatttgttattgctgttattatgatgattattcttattattatgattattattatgactatcatcatcatcattatcattaccatcgtcgtcattaacatcaatatcaacatcaacatcaacatcaatcatcatcatcatcatcatcatcatcatcatcatcatcatcatcatcatcatcatcatcatcatcaccattatcaccaccatcatcatcatcattatcattgtcattgtcattatcatcatcaccattatcatcaccatcatcatcatcatcatcatcatcatcatcatcatcatcatcatcatcattatcattaatattattattttattattattattattatcatcatcatcatcatcatcatcatcatcatcatcatcatcatcatcatcatcatcatcatcatccttattattattattattatcattattattatcactgatattattatcattactattgttaatattaatattataatcattattattattgttgttgttgttgttgttattgttattgttgttgttactgatattattattattattattattatcattattattattattatttttattattattactattactaatactattactattaccgttactgttactgttactattagttattatttattattattgttactaagtatgtatatgtatgtctgcatatatctttgcatttatgtatgtatatgtatgtctgcatatatctttgtatttatgtatgtatatgtatgtctgtgtgtgtatgtgtgtgtgtgtgtgtgtgtgtgtgtgtgtgcgtgtgtgtgtgtgtgtgtgtgtgtgtgtgtgtgtgtgtgtgtgtgtgtgtgtgtgtgtatgaatatatgtatgtacgcaagTATGTATGGAGGTAAGTAGGTAGGCaggtatctatccatctatcacctgtacatacacactatattaaaaaaaagaaagaaaaaaaaggccttttattgaccccccacccccacccccactcccccgaAAGGCGAGCAAAAATCGACCCTTTTAAGTCTTCATTTAGCACCCTCGCCCAATAGGCCTAACCATAAGTCTGCAGACCTCGTTGTCAACACTATGGGATGGGTTATTGTGTTACTCGTGGGGGTGTCACTTTCAAAGGCTTCAGTATACAGGTCGGCAGAGAGGCTGTGGTCGGCTGTGGTGTGGGAAATGTTAGTGTTGAGAGAGAATGACATTGCAAAACGGAGGCAAAGATTGGTAACTGAAGGGTGGAATATATGATTTAATAAAGAATTAACTGAGGTATGTTTTttttagacagatagagagggaaatagatagttagatagatggaatgatagacagattgattgactgattgatagatagataggaaggcagACCAGTTGACAAATGGATATAtcgatagattgatggatagtgTGATAGTCAGGCagagaggtggatagatagagtgattgactattagatagatacataagtagGTAAACaaactgatagatggatagataaattgacgtagggatagatagccagacagacatagatatcgaaatatatagatatgtatgaggcaaatactaatgataactaatatatacttataacgtAATCCAGAAGCAAATACCATATGGTTAAAATTGTagttcgcgcgcgcgcgtgtgtgtatgtgtttgtgcgtgtgcgaattgttttttttttcatattcattaattaatgtacaatatatacatgtgtatatatatatatatatattatctgcttTGGCTCGCACTACAGGTCACAATTACTCCACAGGTCTGGGCGAACCTTAGACGTGCCTCCGGAGCGAGccgaggaaagggaaatgggtcGCTGGCCCCGTCTGCATGGCCTCCTCTTCATGCCCACGTCTGCATGGCCATCCCTTCGTGGCCCCGTCTGCATGACCTCCTCTTCATGGCCTCGTCTGCATGGCCATCCCTTCGTGGCCCCGTCTGCATGACCTCCTCTCCATGGCCTCGTTTGCATGGCCATCCCTTCGTAGTCCCCCCTTCGTGGCCTCCCCTTCGTGGGCCCCGTCTGCATGGCCTCCTTTTCATGGCCTCGTCTGTATGGCCGAGGATGAGCGACGAGGCAGCACGAGgcagaaaggagaaaaacagatgaacagaaaaaaaagatagcaagaaagaaatacagaaaaaggaactgataaagagaagataaatatacattcacagacacgtactcacacatatgtgtatatgtacacacgcacacatacatacatacatacatacatacatacatacatacatacatacatacatacatacatacatacatacatatatacatacatacaacatgcatacatacatacatacatacatacatacatatatgcatacatacatacatacatacatacatacatacatacatatatgcatacgtacatatatgcatacatacatatatacatacatacatacatacatacatacatatatgcatacatacatacatacacacatacatacatacatacatacatacatacatacatacatacatacatatatacatatatagaggtaAATAGATctagataaagatagacaaaaagacatagatagatagactgatagacaagtAAATGATGGATTAATAGAtggtcagacagatagatagacaggcagccagaccgatggatagatagatagagcaatagatagataggtaagtaggtaaagAGATTGCTAAATGGGTAGATAGAATGACTGATGGAGAGaaaggtaggcagatagatagagacaaaaagagaggggggaaactgtcgaagagagagagaaagagaggggagagacagagcggagagagagagagatgggagaaaaagagaagggagagaaagagagagagagacaagaaaaagagagaggggggcggaaggagaaagagagaggactgaagaaaacgggaaactaatgaagagaaagagggagaaagagaaataatatgatgagagactgagacagacaggcagaaagagagagagagagtggtgggagagaggaactggggagactgagaaaaaatagagaaaatgggaataaagagagaagggcaacgggaagatagataaatatatatatatatatatatatatataatatatatatatatatatatatagagagagagagagagagagagagagagaggagagagagagcaagagagagagagagagagaaagcgagagagagagagagagagagagagagagagagagagagagagagagagagagagagagaggcagaaagagagagagagagagaatgtg is a genomic window of Penaeus monodon isolate SGIC_2016 chromosome 10, NSTDA_Pmon_1, whole genome shotgun sequence containing:
- the LOC119577801 gene encoding uncharacterized protein LOC119577801, whose product is MRITVLCRRQQCLKKLSRRRLHAFYVVRCEGIHEQRKTEDTSGRTLDVPPERAEEREMGRWPRLHGLLFMPTSAWPSLRGPVCMTSSSWPRLHGHPFVAPSA